A genomic segment from Paraburkholderia hayleyella encodes:
- a CDS encoding GMC family oxidoreductase, with translation MNYDFIIAGAGSAGCILANRLSASGEYSVLLLEAGGKDSSFWFRIPVGFTRTYYSETYNWMYYSEPEPELANRPIYCPRGKVQGGSGSINAMIYVRGQPHDFDDWAAAGNPGWAFRDVLPYFRRLESHPLGNTDYHGANGPIHISPMKDAVHPICHVFLKGCDQAGYKRSDDFNGAQFEGAGIYDVNTRKGRRSSSSFEYLHPALTRKNLTLERNVLVSRILFDGKQRAIGVSVTQNGVVRQFMAKREVILAAGAVDSPKLLQLSGVGDSALLAQHRIALVKDLPAVGQNLQDHLCVSFYYRANVKTLNDEMRSLPGKLKLGLQYLLTRKGPLAMSVNQSGGFFRGNERQTQPNLQLYFNPLSYRIPKSSKANLEPEPYSGFLLAFNPCRPTSRGSIEIASSRAEDAAKIRINALTTEKDLDEVVQGCELVRKLMASPALKAITLEEISPGPQVNTREGFLQYFREQSGSIYHLCGSCAMGDDPRSSVVDARLRVHGVAGLRVVDASIFPNITSGNINAPTMMVAEKGAEMILRDATAETVVKAEAAKRAAA, from the coding sequence ATGAATTACGACTTCATCATCGCCGGTGCAGGTTCGGCAGGTTGCATTCTCGCCAATCGCCTGTCGGCGTCGGGCGAATATTCGGTGCTGCTGCTTGAAGCGGGCGGCAAGGACAGTTCGTTCTGGTTCAGAATCCCGGTGGGTTTTACCAGAACGTACTACAGCGAGACTTATAACTGGATGTACTACAGCGAGCCTGAACCTGAACTCGCCAACCGGCCGATCTATTGCCCGCGTGGCAAGGTGCAGGGCGGCTCCGGTTCGATCAACGCGATGATCTACGTGCGCGGCCAGCCACATGATTTCGACGACTGGGCGGCAGCGGGTAATCCGGGCTGGGCATTTCGTGATGTGCTGCCGTATTTCCGCAGGCTCGAATCGCATCCGCTCGGCAACACCGATTATCACGGAGCAAACGGCCCGATCCATATCTCGCCGATGAAGGATGCCGTGCATCCGATTTGTCACGTTTTCCTGAAAGGCTGCGATCAGGCGGGCTACAAGCGTAGCGATGATTTCAACGGAGCCCAATTCGAAGGGGCGGGCATCTACGATGTGAATACGCGCAAGGGACGGCGTTCATCGAGCAGCTTCGAGTACTTGCACCCCGCGCTGACGCGCAAGAACCTGACGCTCGAGCGGAACGTGCTGGTGAGCCGCATTCTGTTCGACGGCAAGCAGCGGGCCATCGGCGTGAGCGTGACGCAGAACGGCGTGGTCCGGCAGTTCATGGCAAAGCGTGAGGTGATCCTGGCCGCGGGCGCCGTTGATTCGCCCAAGCTGCTGCAACTCTCGGGCGTGGGTGATAGCGCCTTGCTGGCGCAACACCGCATCGCGCTAGTGAAGGATCTGCCCGCCGTGGGCCAGAATTTGCAGGATCATCTGTGCGTGAGTTTCTACTATCGCGCGAACGTGAAGACCCTGAACGATGAGATGCGCTCGCTGCCTGGCAAGCTCAAGCTGGGCTTGCAGTATCTGCTGACGCGTAAGGGGCCGCTTGCGATGAGCGTGAACCAGTCAGGAGGCTTCTTCCGGGGCAACGAGCGGCAAACGCAGCCGAACCTGCAGTTGTACTTCAATCCACTGTCGTACCGAATCCCGAAAAGCAGCAAGGCCAATCTCGAACCCGAACCGTATTCGGGCTTTCTGCTGGCATTCAATCCGTGCCGCCCGACGAGCCGCGGTTCAATCGAGATTGCATCGAGCCGCGCCGAAGACGCGGCAAAAATCCGCATCAACGCGTTGACCACAGAAAAGGATCTCGACGAGGTGGTTCAGGGTTGCGAGCTGGTGCGCAAGCTGATGGCATCGCCAGCGCTCAAGGCGATCACCCTCGAGGAAATTTCGCCGGGTCCGCAGGTCAATACGCGTGAAGGTTTCCTGCAGTATTTCCGTGAGCAGTCGGGTTCGATCTATCACCTGTGCGGCTCATGTGCGATGGGCGATGACCCTCGCTCCTCGGTGGTGGATGCGCGTTTGCGGGTGCATGGTGTTGCGGGTTTGCGTGTGGTCGATGCGTCGATCTTTCCAAACATCACCTCCGGCAACATCAATGCACCGACGATGATGGTGGCGGAAAAGGGCGCCGAGATGATTCTCAGGGACGCTACCGCTGAAACCGTTGTTAAAGCCGAAGCGGCAAAACGGGCGGCTGCCTGA